Proteins encoded by one window of Mobula hypostoma chromosome 21, sMobHyp1.1, whole genome shotgun sequence:
- the zbtb43 gene encoding zinc finger and BTB domain-containing protein 43 isoform X1 produces MLKYLISSTMELATNFFRVEFPNFTSTLLQRLNQQRQDGQLCDITIQVQGHLFRAHRAVLAASSPYFCDQVLLKNSNRILLPDVMNPKAFENVLLSCYTGKLVLPATDIVSYLTVASFLQMWHVVDKCTELLKMCPTVPYQKANHLIDHQSPSSSNFNGLGEHSELNALGQHELNKGTTEDSKADENGEESPKEGNVSPPQSVDHDNLPSNSSGEQDHLSAEMNSQDGEEGASDSAEYAFARPLYSQPSIMPHKRWVYVKQEKFEQDYGDGVSLPAVEDHQVSESENLTQAEPVIQSSSIDDSFNIVTAKNQEMFEEGPENRSYDEQVDYYGSSLDEFSADRGDTSISAHRQDPLMAAEMQVNRLPGYGVEGELGPPVNEKTSHSGFTAVVYKLYPCQCGKNFTHKSQRDRHMSMHLGLRPYGCGVCGKKFKMKHHLVGHMKIHTGIKPYECHICGKKFMWRDSFHRHVTSCTKLYQVPDVR; encoded by the coding sequence TATTTGATTTCATCTACGATGGAACTAGCAACCAATTTTTTCCGAGTGGAGTTCCCAAATTTCACGAGTACTTTACTGCAGAGGTTAAACCAGCAGCGTCAAGATGGACAGCTATGTGACATCACTATTCAAGTTCAGGGTCATTTATTCAGGGCCCATAGGGCTGTATTAGCTGCCAGTTCACCTTATTTCTGTGATCAGGTACTACTGAAGAATAGCAATCGGATTCTTCTGCCAGACGTGATGAACCCAAAGGCATTTGAAAATGTTTTGTTATCTTGCTACACGGGGAAGCTTGTATTGCCAGCCACTGACATTGTCAGCTACTTAACAGTAGCGAGCTTCCTTCAAATGTGGCACGTGGTGGATAAGTGTACAGAACTTTTAAAGATGTGCCCAACTGTTCCATACCAGAAGGCAAATCATTTGATTGACCATCAGTCACCCAGTAGCAGTAATTTTAATGGCTTAGGGGAACATTCAGAACTCAATGCTCTGGGACAACATGAACTCAATAAGGGTACAACTGAAGATTCAAAGGCTGATGAAAATGGTGAAGAGAGCCCCAAAGAGGGTAACGTGTCACCGCCTCAATCCGTAGATCACGACAACCTTCCCAGCAATTCCTCGGGAGAGCAGGATCACTTAAGTGCAGAAATGAATAGCCAGGATGGCGAGGAAGGAGCAAGTGACAGTGCAGAGTATGCTTTTGCCAGACCGCTGTATAGTCAGCCTAGCATAATGCCTCACAAACGGTGGGTGTATGTAAAACAGGAAAAGTTTGAGCAGGATTATGGTGATGGAGTCTCCCTTCCTGCTGTTGAAGATCACCAAGTCTCCGAGTCGGAGAATCTTACTCAGGCAGAACCAGTAATACAATCTTCCAGCATTGATGACAGCTTTAATATCGTCACTGCCAAAAACCAAGAGATGTTTGAGGAAGGACCTGAGAATCGTTCTTACGATGAGCAGGTCGATTACTATGGGTCATCACTGGATGAGTTTTCAGCTGACAGGGGAGATACGAGCATCAGTGCACACCGTCAGGATCCGTTGATGGCAGCAGAAATGCAGGTGAATCGACTGCCTGGTTATGGGGTTGAAGGTGAACTAGGGCCACCAGTTAATGAAAAGACCTCTCACTCTGGCTTCACTGCTGTTGTTTACAAACTTTACCCATGTCAGTGTGGCAAAAACTTCACTCACAAGAGTCAGCGAGATCGACACATGAGCATGCATCTTGGCCTCCGGCCATATGGCTGTGGTGTTTGTGGTAAGAAATTTAAAATGAAGCACCATCTTGTTGGCCATATGAAGATCCATACTGGCATTAAACCGTACGAGTGCCACATCTGTGGTAAGAAATTCATGTGGCGAGATAGTTTTCATCGGCATGTGACATCGTGCACAAAACTGTATCAGGTCCCTGATGTCCGCTGA
- the zbtb43 gene encoding zinc finger and BTB domain-containing protein 43 isoform X2, with translation MELATNFFRVEFPNFTSTLLQRLNQQRQDGQLCDITIQVQGHLFRAHRAVLAASSPYFCDQVLLKNSNRILLPDVMNPKAFENVLLSCYTGKLVLPATDIVSYLTVASFLQMWHVVDKCTELLKMCPTVPYQKANHLIDHQSPSSSNFNGLGEHSELNALGQHELNKGTTEDSKADENGEESPKEGNVSPPQSVDHDNLPSNSSGEQDHLSAEMNSQDGEEGASDSAEYAFARPLYSQPSIMPHKRWVYVKQEKFEQDYGDGVSLPAVEDHQVSESENLTQAEPVIQSSSIDDSFNIVTAKNQEMFEEGPENRSYDEQVDYYGSSLDEFSADRGDTSISAHRQDPLMAAEMQVNRLPGYGVEGELGPPVNEKTSHSGFTAVVYKLYPCQCGKNFTHKSQRDRHMSMHLGLRPYGCGVCGKKFKMKHHLVGHMKIHTGIKPYECHICGKKFMWRDSFHRHVTSCTKLYQVPDVR, from the coding sequence ATGGAACTAGCAACCAATTTTTTCCGAGTGGAGTTCCCAAATTTCACGAGTACTTTACTGCAGAGGTTAAACCAGCAGCGTCAAGATGGACAGCTATGTGACATCACTATTCAAGTTCAGGGTCATTTATTCAGGGCCCATAGGGCTGTATTAGCTGCCAGTTCACCTTATTTCTGTGATCAGGTACTACTGAAGAATAGCAATCGGATTCTTCTGCCAGACGTGATGAACCCAAAGGCATTTGAAAATGTTTTGTTATCTTGCTACACGGGGAAGCTTGTATTGCCAGCCACTGACATTGTCAGCTACTTAACAGTAGCGAGCTTCCTTCAAATGTGGCACGTGGTGGATAAGTGTACAGAACTTTTAAAGATGTGCCCAACTGTTCCATACCAGAAGGCAAATCATTTGATTGACCATCAGTCACCCAGTAGCAGTAATTTTAATGGCTTAGGGGAACATTCAGAACTCAATGCTCTGGGACAACATGAACTCAATAAGGGTACAACTGAAGATTCAAAGGCTGATGAAAATGGTGAAGAGAGCCCCAAAGAGGGTAACGTGTCACCGCCTCAATCCGTAGATCACGACAACCTTCCCAGCAATTCCTCGGGAGAGCAGGATCACTTAAGTGCAGAAATGAATAGCCAGGATGGCGAGGAAGGAGCAAGTGACAGTGCAGAGTATGCTTTTGCCAGACCGCTGTATAGTCAGCCTAGCATAATGCCTCACAAACGGTGGGTGTATGTAAAACAGGAAAAGTTTGAGCAGGATTATGGTGATGGAGTCTCCCTTCCTGCTGTTGAAGATCACCAAGTCTCCGAGTCGGAGAATCTTACTCAGGCAGAACCAGTAATACAATCTTCCAGCATTGATGACAGCTTTAATATCGTCACTGCCAAAAACCAAGAGATGTTTGAGGAAGGACCTGAGAATCGTTCTTACGATGAGCAGGTCGATTACTATGGGTCATCACTGGATGAGTTTTCAGCTGACAGGGGAGATACGAGCATCAGTGCACACCGTCAGGATCCGTTGATGGCAGCAGAAATGCAGGTGAATCGACTGCCTGGTTATGGGGTTGAAGGTGAACTAGGGCCACCAGTTAATGAAAAGACCTCTCACTCTGGCTTCACTGCTGTTGTTTACAAACTTTACCCATGTCAGTGTGGCAAAAACTTCACTCACAAGAGTCAGCGAGATCGACACATGAGCATGCATCTTGGCCTCCGGCCATATGGCTGTGGTGTTTGTGGTAAGAAATTTAAAATGAAGCACCATCTTGTTGGCCATATGAAGATCCATACTGGCATTAAACCGTACGAGTGCCACATCTGTGGTAAGAAATTCATGTGGCGAGATAGTTTTCATCGGCATGTGACATCGTGCACAAAACTGTATCAGGTCCCTGATGTCCGCTGA